The following nucleotide sequence is from Ornithodoros turicata isolate Travis chromosome 2, ASM3712646v1, whole genome shotgun sequence.
CATTCTTCCAACACTGCCGGTCTTCGGGCGACAGCTTGGCCTAAACGCCGCTTCCGTCACCATGgtgctgacagtggtgcctttCGTCATATTTGTTGCCAGACCAGTGGTTGGTGGCATCGCGGACAGGCTGCAGAAACTAAGCTTCGTTCTTGCTATCGTGCTGATTATCGAGATGGTCGGCATAATCCTTTTAACCATAGTACCTCCGATAACTCACGCCATTGAACCAAATACTACCATATCCGTGGAACTCCAGTCTGACCGTGGCGTCGTCGTGGGCGCGTTTCGTGGATCACCCAACACATCGTGCGTGCTTCGCTTCTTAACGAATACGTCTACTCACTGCCACATAGCATGCCCATGTGCAACGCAATTGAATGCTTCTCTTCATAGTAATTATTCTACGTGCGAGAAAGAGATCTCACTTGAAGCCCGGTTTCAACCTTTGGACAATGTTACGGCAGTGCCTAGTAGTTTTGTGTTGAGCTACAATGACTCTGCGCTTATTCCAGCATCCGACATTCCGTCCCTGGAAGTGACGGCCGTAACCTGCAGCGCAGCTTGTTCAGTGGACACCGGTGTGTGCTTTCCAAAAGACGTGATATCGGCAAAGAGCTCAGATGTTGTGATGAGCTATCAGCTGTGCGCCTTCTTTGTTTTACTTTCCCTCGTGAGGGTGTGCGCTTCTAGCAGTTATTCATTGTCGGACGCAGCGTGCTTCGAAGTTCTTGGAGAGTGTCCTCAAGACTATTGCATGCAACGTATGTGGGGAACAATAGGGTGGGGCATTATGGCACCGCTATGTGGTCTTCTCATTGATATTGTAAACAAAGATTCAGTTAGCACAGACTACACTGTCGGTTTTTACTTGGCTGCCGGCTTGCTCATGCTGCAAGCGATAGTCTGTTGGAAATGGAAATTGCATAAGACCAAGTCTAACAGGAATATATTAAAAAACGTTGGATCTTTGGTGAGACGCCCGAAGAACTTTTGCTTCCTTTTGGATATTTTTGTGGTGGGAGCCTGTAGCAGTGTTCATTGGTTCTTCATGTACTGGTACTTGCAAGACCTTGGTGCTACGAAGCTGTTAATGGGTCTTGCCCTGGCCACGCAATCTTTCCTCGGAGACCTGCCTTTCATGTTCCTAGCAAAATGGATGCTGAGCAAAATGAAGAACATTAACGTGATTCGTCTCGCCTACGTGGGCTTCTTCTTGAAGTTCCTCGGTTACTCCTTCCTGACAAATCCCTGGTGGGCCATCGCTATCGAACTGCTTCAAGGGCCTACGTATGGCTCGTTCTACGTTGCAATGACATCGTATGCGCAGAGCATCTCGCCCCCTGGCACAGAAGCTACGTTTCAGAGTGTTGTCTCGAGTGTCTTCGATTGTTTGGGTGAGTATATAACGGTGAATGCTCACAATCACGTAGCTCCCATATTTCTCCGCAGAGTTCAGTAGGTGCGTGTACCATGTTGAAGTTTTGAACACCCATGTTGAACCCCGATGTCTGCTCTGAACACCCCAGATAGCCGAGCTGGTTGGTGTCCCTCCTCATGCTGCCTTGCACTGATGATATGTCCCGTGTGGGATACGAAACGGCTGTACTCAGGGGCAGATCTAGgagggtccggatgtcctgaccccttAATTTCAGTCGTTACATAGAGTATCAATTAACCTTAATAGTATAATAGCATACTGTCCTAGGCAGGaccctccccctcctcctcccctcAGAAAAGTcatggatccgcccctggctgtATTAAGTTGTTTTCTCT
It contains:
- the LOC135383764 gene encoding major facilitator superfamily domain-containing protein 6-like, which codes for MDDDGQVTRHCMDFRVNTERLRTKINFFLLYSVGAIILPTLPVFGRQLGLNAASVTMVLTVVPFVIFVARPVVGGIADRLQKLSFVLAIVLIIEMVGIILLTIVPPITHAIEPNTTISVELQSDRGVVVGAFRGSPNTSCVLRFLTNTSTHCHIACPCATQLNASLHSNYSTCEKEISLEARFQPLDNVTAVPSSFVLSYNDSALIPASDIPSLEVTAVTCSAACSVDTGVCFPKDVISAKSSDVVMSYQLCAFFVLLSLVRVCASSSYSLSDAACFEVLGECPQDYCMQRMWGTIGWGIMAPLCGLLIDIVNKDSVSTDYTVGFYLAAGLLMLQAIVCWKWKLHKTKSNRNILKNVGSLVRRPKNFCFLLDIFVVGACSSVHWFFMYWYLQDLGATKLLMGLALATQSFLGDLPFMFLAKWMLSKMKNINVIRLAYVGFFLKFLGYSFLTNPWWAIAIELLQGPTYGSFYVAMTSYAQSISPPGTEATFQSVVSSVFDCLGVAAGSFLGGMGFAYVGGRKTYFIASIVPVVWLICTLVCDFFINECTASDNNLREEIELNSPASQPFISSKERGHTGQEPTQEA